Proteins from one Comamonas flocculans genomic window:
- the sbcB gene encoding exodeoxyribonuclease I, with translation MAAHTFLWHDYETFGTDTRRDRPAQFAGIRTDAGLNEIGEPVMLYCRPGDDYLPDPLASLITGITPQECLQKGLPEHAFAARIEAELAQPGTVGVGYNTIRFDDEITRFMFWRNLIDPYAREWQNQCGRWDLLDVVRMTHALRPEGIHWPQVDGKTSFRLEHLTRANGIAHEAAHDALSDVRATIALARLIRKRQPRLFDFAFSLHKKERVAQELCLPTTQDMAKPFLHVSGMFPVQQGCLAVMWPLAMHPANKNELLAWDLAHDPAELAGLSVDELRLRLFTRAEDLPEGAGRLPLKGVHLNKSPMVVGKLKTLTPAMAERWGIDLARAERHAAIARDLPDMSAIWPAVYQRPQAAALDVDQDLYGGFLGNEDRRRLERLRRLPPAELAQARAGFDDARLAELLFRYRARNFPDTLSEEEQQRWQQHRIATLVDGEGGARTFDALFAQLDALGEQADERGQALLEAIYDWAEAIAPDVA, from the coding sequence ATGGCCGCACACACCTTCCTCTGGCACGACTACGAAACCTTCGGCACCGACACCCGGCGCGACCGCCCGGCGCAGTTCGCCGGGATACGCACCGATGCCGGGCTCAACGAAATCGGCGAACCCGTGATGCTGTACTGCCGCCCGGGCGACGACTACCTGCCCGACCCGCTCGCCAGCCTGATCACCGGCATCACGCCGCAGGAGTGCCTGCAAAAAGGCCTGCCCGAGCACGCCTTTGCCGCGCGCATCGAGGCCGAGCTGGCCCAGCCCGGCACCGTGGGCGTGGGCTACAACACCATCCGCTTCGACGACGAGATCACGCGCTTCATGTTCTGGCGCAACCTCATCGACCCCTATGCGCGCGAATGGCAGAACCAGTGCGGCCGCTGGGACTTGCTGGACGTCGTGCGCATGACGCATGCCTTGCGCCCCGAGGGCATCCACTGGCCGCAGGTGGACGGCAAGACCAGCTTCCGGCTGGAGCACCTGACGCGCGCCAACGGCATTGCGCACGAGGCGGCGCACGATGCGCTGTCGGACGTGCGCGCCACCATCGCGCTGGCGCGGCTCATCCGCAAGCGCCAGCCCAGGCTGTTCGATTTCGCGTTTTCGCTCCATAAAAAGGAGCGTGTGGCGCAGGAGCTGTGCCTGCCAACGACACAAGACATGGCAAAGCCATTCTTGCATGTCTCGGGCATGTTCCCGGTGCAGCAGGGCTGCCTGGCGGTGATGTGGCCGCTGGCCATGCACCCGGCGAACAAGAACGAACTGCTGGCCTGGGACCTGGCGCACGACCCTGCGGAGCTGGCGGGTCTTTCGGTGGATGAGCTGCGTCTGCGCCTGTTTACCCGCGCTGAAGATCTCCCTGAAGGAGCGGGCCGCCTGCCGCTCAAGGGCGTGCACCTGAACAAGTCGCCCATGGTGGTGGGCAAGCTCAAGACCCTGACGCCGGCCATGGCCGAGCGCTGGGGCATTGATCTGGCCCGCGCCGAGCGCCATGCGGCCATCGCGCGCGACCTGCCCGACATGAGCGCCATCTGGCCCGCGGTGTACCAGCGCCCGCAGGCGGCGGCGCTGGACGTGGACCAGGATTTGTATGGCGGCTTTCTCGGCAACGAAGACCGCCGCCGCCTGGAGCGTCTGCGCCGCCTGCCGCCGGCCGAACTGGCCCAGGCGCGCGCGGGCTTTGACGATGCGCGCCTGGCCGAACTGCTGTTTCGCTACCGCGCGCGCAACTTCCCCGACACGCTGAGCGAAGAAGAACAGCAGCGCTGGCAGCAGCATCGCATCGCCACGCTGGTGGACGGCGAGGGCGGTGCGCGCACCTTCGACGCGCTGTTTGCCCAGCTCGATGCGCTGGGTGAGCAGGCCGACGAGCGCGGCCAGGCGCTGCTGGAGGCGATCTACGACTGGGCCGAGGCGATCGCGCCGGACGTCGCCTGA